The Candidatus Methylomirabilota bacterium genome has a window encoding:
- a CDS encoding tetratricopeptide repeat protein, whose protein sequence is MSRRLLAPAALLVLALSVGRVAPAAAQTSEADVYVAQAILEIDEKKYDEALANLKKALQINPDHTEALYYTGVVYSAQRKPAEAVPFLEKARAKAPGDPAIAFQLGLAYFAQQEYERAQPLFEEVFKTHPDLDGLGYYTGFLRYRNKDYRGALAAFRAGRSSDVEIQQLTRFYSGLALGVLGMSEQAAAEVEQALRLAPGTPLIGPAERLRDTIVAARQAERRLSVEVRVGATYDDNVDVRPTVNNREPQVAELRSHRHESFGELFGARADYVWWKTDEWQSTIGYSFFTVYDNDVPKFGVISHVGSLGVSHRVSFGELPGLLSAQYAWDTLALKGKEFLTRNTLTVSAAVVESEMHLTQIFGRYQNKDFQKETNPRPIRQEDRSADNWMFGFLHFERFAQDKHFVKAGYQLDYDNTGGADYEYVGHRFSLGGQYTLPWRGIRLKYDFDAHLRAYTNVNALFPTYAPNRKQREDEELVNVLRAEIPLPRNLTLAAEYQNTRVHSNLEVFDFARNVFSVVLSWSY, encoded by the coding sequence GTGAGCCGCCGCCTGCTTGCGCCCGCTGCGCTGTTGGTCCTCGCCCTCTCGGTCGGCCGGGTGGCGCCGGCCGCCGCCCAGACCTCCGAGGCCGACGTTTACGTCGCCCAGGCCATCCTCGAGATCGACGAGAAGAAGTACGACGAGGCTCTGGCGAACCTCAAGAAGGCGCTCCAGATCAACCCGGACCACACCGAGGCGCTCTACTACACCGGCGTCGTCTACTCCGCCCAGCGGAAGCCCGCCGAGGCCGTCCCGTTCCTCGAGAAGGCGCGCGCGAAGGCGCCCGGGGACCCGGCGATCGCCTTCCAGCTCGGCCTCGCGTACTTCGCCCAGCAGGAGTACGAGCGCGCCCAGCCGCTCTTCGAGGAGGTGTTCAAGACCCACCCCGACCTCGACGGCCTCGGCTACTACACGGGCTTCCTTCGCTACCGGAACAAGGACTACCGGGGCGCGCTCGCCGCGTTCCGCGCGGGGCGCTCGAGCGACGTCGAGATCCAGCAGCTCACGCGCTTCTACTCAGGCCTGGCCTTGGGCGTGCTCGGCATGTCGGAGCAGGCCGCGGCCGAGGTGGAGCAGGCGCTGCGGCTGGCGCCGGGCACCCCGCTCATCGGGCCGGCCGAACGGCTGCGCGACACGATCGTCGCCGCGCGCCAGGCCGAGCGACGGCTGTCCGTCGAGGTGCGCGTCGGCGCCACCTACGACGACAACGTGGACGTGCGCCCGACCGTGAACAACCGCGAGCCCCAGGTGGCCGAGCTGCGGAGCCACCGCCACGAGTCGTTCGGCGAGCTCTTCGGCGCGCGGGCCGATTACGTCTGGTGGAAGACGGACGAGTGGCAGTCGACGATCGGCTACTCGTTCTTCACCGTCTACGACAACGACGTGCCGAAGTTCGGCGTCATCAGCCACGTGGGGAGCCTCGGGGTGTCGCACCGCGTGTCGTTCGGGGAGCTTCCGGGCCTGCTCAGCGCGCAGTATGCCTGGGACACGCTGGCCCTCAAGGGCAAGGAGTTCCTCACGCGCAACACCCTGACCGTCAGCGCGGCGGTCGTCGAGAGCGAGATGCACCTGACGCAGATCTTCGGCCGCTACCAGAACAAGGACTTCCAGAAGGAGACCAACCCGCGGCCCATCCGGCAGGAGGACCGCAGCGCCGACAACTGGATGTTCGGGTTCCTCCACTTCGAGCGGTTCGCGCAGGACAAGCACTTCGTGAAGGCGGGCTATCAGCTCGACTACGACAACACCGGGGGCGCCGACTACGAGTACGTCGGCCACCGCTTCAGCCTGGGCGGCCAGTACACGCTGCCATGGCGGGGCATCCGGCTGAAGTACGACTTCGACGCGCACCTCAGGGCGTACACCAACGTGAACGCACTCTTCCCGACGTACGCCCCGAACAGGAAGCAGCGGGAGGACGAGGAGCTCGTGAACGTGCTACGCGCCGAGATCCCGCTGCCCCGGAACCTGACCCTCGCGGCCGAGTATCAGAACACGCGGGTCCACTCGAACCTCGAGGTCTTCGACTTCGCCCGGAACGTCTTCTCGGTCGTGCTCTCCTGGTCGTACTGA